AAGCCGCTGTACGTGGAGCCCGAGGAGAGCGACGAGGTGACGGATGCCGCCGCGCGCGTGACCGCCGCCGCGACGGGGGTCGTCGACCTGGCCGACGACGAGACCGGCGCGGAGGGCGAGGGCGACGACTCCGGGGCATCCGGTGCCGACCACGTGCTCGACGGCGTCAGCCACGCCGAGCCGACGCCCGAGGTGGCCCACCAGCTCACGCTCGCCGAACGGCTGGGGTTGCGCGCGAGCGAGCCGAAGCAGGGCGACGACGAGCAGGAAGTGGGGCCCACCCGATGAGAGTCGGACTCGTGCTCGGCGAGGCGGCGAGCGGCCTGCGGCGCAACGCCTCGATGGTCGTGTCGGTCGTGCTCGTGACCTTCGTGTCGCTCACGTTCGTGGGTACCGCGGCGTTGCTGCAGTTGCAGATCGCCCAGATGAAGAACTACTGGTACGACCGGGCGCAGGTCGCCGTGTACCTCTGCACCTCGGTGTCGCCGGGCACGACCTGCACCGACGGCGAGGCCACCGAGGAGCAGCGCGCCGCGATCGAGGCGCAACTCGACTCCGAGACCCTCGCGCCCTTCATAGACGAGTACTACTTCGAGGACCACGACCAGGCGTACGAGAACTTCCAGGCGCAGTTCGAGGGCACGCCCGCGGCCGACTACGTCACGCCCGAGGTGCTGAACGAGACGTACTGGATCAACCTCGTCGATCCGTCGCAGTCGGCCGTGATCGCCGAGAGCTTCTCGGGCGTCGCCGGCGTCGAGCAGGTGGTCGACCAGCGGCGCTACCTCGACCAGATCTTCTCCGTGCTGAACGCCGCGAGCTACACCGCGATCGGCGTCGCGCTCGTGATGCTCGTCGCCGCGACGCTGCTCATCGCCACGACGATCCGGCTGTCGGCGTACTCGCGCCGGCGCGAGCTCGGCATCATGCGCCTGGTGGGCGCGTCGAACCGGTTCATCCAGACGCCGTTCGTGCTCGAGGGCGTGTTCGCCGCCCTCATCGGGTCGCTGCTCGCCGGGGCGGCCGTCGTCGGCATCGTGCAGTTCTTCGTGCAGGGCTACCTGTCGACCCGGCTCACGTTCACCGCGCTCGTCGGGCTCGGCGATGCCCTCGTCGTCGTGCCGCTGCTGATCGTCTCGGGCGTGGTGCTCGCTGCCCTGTCGGCGTACATCGCGATCGCGCGGTACCTGCGGGTCTAGGAGTCGCTAGACTGTGAGGCTGCCCCGCACCCGGCGGGGCGATCGAGACGGGAGTGCACCGTGCCCAAGGAACGCGGCGAGAAGGTCATCGCCACCAACCGGCGGGCCCGTCACGACTACCTCATCGAGGACACGTACGAGGCCGGCATCGTGCTGAGCGGCACCGAGGTGAAGTCGCTGCGGCAGGGCCGGGCGTCGCTCGTCGACGGCTACGCCTACATCGACGGCGGTGAGGCGTGGCTCGACGCCGTGCACATCCCCGAGTACACCCAGGGCACCTGGAACAACCACTCGCCCCGGCGCAAGCGCAAGCTCCTGCTGCACAAGCAGGAGATCGTGAAGATCAGCCACAAGACCAAGGAGGGCGGGTACACGCTCGTCCCGCTGAAGCTGTACTTCTCCGACGGTCGCGCGAAGGTCGAGATCGCGGTCGCGAAGGGCAAGCGCGAGTACGACAAGCGCCAGGCGCTGCGCGAGAAGCAGGACAAGCGCGAGGCAGACCGCGCCATCTCGAGCCGCCGCCACCTGGGGGAGTAGCCCCGGGTCGGGGCGGGCCGCGTCGCTAGACTGACCGCACCCGACGACCGGCGTCGCATTCCCCGGGAGGACGCACCGATGGCAGCGCCCCACGACCCGCCCGCGCGCGAGGCGATCGATCGCCTGGTCGACGAGGTCATGGAGGCCGCCGCTGCCGCCGCACCCGCCGCGCGCCGTCGTGCGTTCCTCCACGGGCTGCGCCGCGCGCCGCAGCGGCTGCGTTCGGCGATCGGCCGCCTGCGTCGGCGCGGCCGGGGCGACGAGAGTGCCGCGCCGGGTCAGCACACGCTGCTGGCGTTCCCGTACTGGGCGGGCAACCACTGGCAGGCGATCATGTACGACGACCTGCGCCGGAACGGCTGGCGAGTGGACGCGTGCGCGGGCCTCGACGACCGGGGCCTGCGCGAACTCGGGGCCGGCGACGTGCTGCACGTGAACTGGACCTCGCCCGTGAGCCAGGAGCCCCAGGACCTCCTCGACGCGGCGATCGCCGTGCGCGAGGCGATCGACGCGATGACGGCGCTGCAGGCGCGCGGCGGCCGGGTGGTCTGGACCGTGCACAACGTGCTGCCGCACGAGACCGCCCACGTCGCTCCCGAGCTCGCCCTGCTGCGCTGGCTCGGCACGCACGCCGACCTCGTGACGATCATGAACCCGCACACCCTCGAGCTGACCGCGGGGCTGTACCCGATCGACCCCGCACGCACCGTGCGCATCGCCCACCCCAGCTACCTCGGCTGGCTGCCCGAGACGCTCAGCCGCGACCAGGCGCGGGACGCGCTCGGCCTCGCCGACGGCGAGATCGCCGTCGCGTTCCTCGGCCGGCTCCGGGCCTACAAGGGCCTCGACCGCCTGCTCGCGGCGCACCGGGTGATCCACGACGACGACGATCGTTTCCGCCTCCTGATCGCCGGGGAGCGGGGCGAGGGGTTCGGCGACGACGACGAGCGGATGCTCCGGGAGGCGGGCGCCGGTGTCGTGACGTCCATCGGGCGGGTGCCCGACGACGAGATGCAGCGCTGGCTGCTCGCCGCCGACCTGCTCGTGCTGCCGTACGGCGCCGACGCGCTGAACCTGTCGCTCGTCGAGGTCGCGGCGACGTTCGGGGTGCCGGCCGCGGTGAGCGACGGGCACGGGCGGGGCCACCTCGCGGCGCGGAGCTGGGTGACGATCCTCGACGACGCCGACTTCGCCGGCAGCCTGCGGGCCGCGGCGATCGCGGCGCGCGACGACGGCGAGGTGCGGGCAGCCGCACGGCGCCACGCCGATGCGGTCGCGCCGGGTGCCGTGTCGGCCGCGTTCCGCGACGCCGTCGAGCGGCTGCTGGTCACCTGAGCGTCACCCGCCGACGGCCCCCGGGCCGGCACGCGGGGTTAGGCTCGACCAGATGAACGCCTCGACCCGACTCGACATCCCCGGCACCGTCAACTTCCGCGAGGTCGGGCCCGTGCCCGCCGCGACCGGCACGGTGCGCGAGGGCGTGCTCTTCCGCTCCGACGCCCTGCACGAGCTCGGCGAGCCCGGGCGCGAGGCGCTGCGCGAGCTCGGCATCGGCATCGTGATCGACCTGCGCGACGAGTACGAGGTCGCGAACCGGCCCGACGACCTCGACGGGCTCGACGTGGAACTGCTGCGGCTGCCGGTGTTCGAGGGCTCCGGGGCATCCGCCGGCCAGCCCGGCATCACGCTCGACGCGCTCTACGCGCGCATCGTCACCCAGCACACGGGCGTCGTCATCGAGGCGCTGCGCGAGATCTCGCGCGCCGACGGGCGAGGGGTGGTCGTGCACTGCACGGCCGGCAAGGACCGCACGGGCGTCATCACCGCGCTCGCGCTGCTCTCGGTCGGCGTCGACCGCGAGCTCGTGCTCGATGACTACGCGAGCACCGAGCAGTACCTCGCGGGCGCCTGGCTCGAGGGCATGATCCGGCTCGTGGGCGAGTACGGCGTGCCCGACTCGCCCGGCCTGCGCATGCTGATGGGCGGCAGCCCGCGCGACGCACTGGCGTCGGCGCTCGACCTCATCGACCGGCAGCACGGCTCGGCGCGCGAGTACCTGCTCGCGGGCGGGCTGACCCTCGACGAGCTCGCGGCGCTCGAGGCCGTGCTCGTGCGCGCCGGCTGAGGCGCGGGCCGAGCACTCGGCACCCGCCGGCTCAGCGCTCCGACGCGGCGAAGAACTCCCACGCGACGAGCGGCCCGTCGAGGTGCGCGGTGGTCGCGCCCATCACGCGCGGCTGCGCGTAGACCGGGTTCGGCACGACGTGGCCGCCGTCCTCGACGGTGTACAGCACCACCGCGGCATCCGTGTCATCGCCGTACGCGGTGCGCACCACGTCGTCGCCCGTGCGCTCGACCACGGGCTCGCCCGCGACGCCGTTGCGCTCGGCGATGACGCGCGCCGACTCCTCGGCCGAGTACACGTCGCCGAGGCTGCCGGCTAACGTGCCGGCCTCGCCGCCCTCGTACGGGTTGATCGGGTCGGCGGTGCCGAGCACGAACATGGTGGGCACGGCCTCGCCCGACCACTCGCAGGTGTCGTTCGCGGGTGCCGGCTGGGCGGCGGCGAACGCGGCGACGCCCGAGATGAGGTCGGGGCGCTCGGCGCCGAGGCGGATTGCCATGTGGCCGCCGTTCGAGAGGCCCGTCGCGTAGACGCGGGACGTGTCGATGCCGAGGTCGGATGCGGCGGCGCCGACGATCGCCTCGGCGAACGCCACGTCGTCGATGTCGTCGATGCGGGCCGGGTAGGGCGTCTCGGCGCGGCATCCGTGCCAGGTCTGCTCGTAGCCGTCGGGGTAGGCCATCACGAAGCCGCGCTCGACGGCGAGCTCGTCGAAGCGGTAGCCCGCGACCGTCCGCATCGCGGCGCTGTCGGCGTTGGAGCCGTGGAAGGCGAGCACCAGGGGCGCGTCGGCCGGCAGGTCGTCGGGCACGACGGTGGTGTAGGTGCGCTCGAGCCCGTCGACCGTGATCGTGTGCTGCTCGACGGACGCCGCGAGCTCGGGCTCGGCCGGGGCGGGCGAGTAGAGGAACCACGCGCCGAGGCCGCCGATGACGAGCACGAGGCCGCCGAGGATCGAGCCCGCGACGATGAGCGCCCGGCGCAGCCGCGACCGGCGGCGCTTCGGCGCCGCGGAGGTCGTGGCCCCGGTCGGTGAGGTGGTGGGGGCGGCGGTGTCGGCCAATGCTGCTCCTTCGCGCGCGGTCAGATGACCGCGTCACGATACCAAACAACGTTCGTGTTTCGAACTCGCGGCCGACTCCGCCGCCCGCCGCCTCAGACCGGGAGCACCTCCGGCAGTGCACCCGCGCCCGTGAAGAGGCGCTCGAACACGTTGCGCCGGTCGAACTGGAGGGCGTACTCGCGCGCCGCGTGCGACCGGGTGAGTCGCTCCTCGGGGCTGAGCGCCACCACGGCGGCGTCGATCGCCTCGGCGATCGCATCCGCGTCCTCCACGGGGATGATCGTCGCGTGGTCGCCCACCGCCTCGAGGATGCCGCCGGTGTCGGCCGTGATCACGGGGCCGCCGCCCGCGAGCATCTTCTCGGCGAGCGCGATGCCGAACGTCTCGACGAACTCGGGGCGCGGCTTGCTCGGCAGCACGTAGGTCGAGCAGCCGGCCATGAGGAACGGCTTCTCCGCGTCGTCGACGTCGTCGAGGAAGCGGATGCGGTCGGCCATCGGCGAGGCGGCCGCGATGGCGTGCAGCGCCTCGGCCTCCGGCCCGCGCCCGGCGATGATGAGCTGCTGGCTCGTGCTCGCCGCGCTCTTCTCGAAGCCCGCGATGAGGTCGTCGACGCCCTTCGCCTTGGTGAGCCGCGAGAGGAACAGGATGTACCCGTCGCGCGTGAGGCCGCGCGCCGCGAGGCGCGCCTCGAGCTCGGACTCGTCGAGGTCGAGGTACTGGTCGGTGTCGATCGCCGGGTAGGAGATCTCGATGCGCTCGCGGCACTGGTCTGCGAACTTCGTGCCGTGGAACGCGTCGATCTCGGCCGCCGACGACACGATCAGCTCGCGCGTGTACTCCGAGACCGCGACGCAGTGGTCCTGGCTCAGGTAGCTCGACAGGATGTGCGCGGCAGCGCCGAACTGGCCCGACTCGACGCACGAGCGCACGACGTTCGTGACATCCGACCCCACCGCCTCGGCGATGGTCGTCACGTTGACGGGCAGGCCCGTGCTCCACGCCGCGCGCACCGCGTCGGACACCGCGACGGTGTGCGGGCTGAGGTAGAGCGACAGGCACACGGTCGGCACGCCGTCGGTGAACAGCTCGACCAGGCGCCCGGTGATGCCGGCCAGGTAGCGGCCGTCGGGCACCTTGTAGTCGCCGACCGGGTCGGGCCGCTCGACGAAGATGCCGTCGCTGTACGGCAGCACGCCGTCGAGGGGCTTCAGCGGAAGCCCGGTCGACTCGAGCCGATCGATCGGCCAGGTCACGATGCGCACCTCGTCGAAGCCGCGTTCTCGGGCCGTCTCCGCGAGATTGCGCCCCTCGACCGAGTGCCCGCAGATCACGGGGTCGGCGCGGTTGACGATGACGAGGCGGTTCCGGGGCTTGGTCTCCATGGCTTCCTCCGGTGTTCGATGGTGCGGTGATGCGGTGTTGCGCTTCGGGTGGACGGGGTTTCGGTTGCGGGTCTCGTGCTTCGGTCGGGCTGGTCTGGTCTGGGCTGGTCAGCGGACGGGTGTGGACGGCGGGCGCCGGTCGGTGCCCCAGGCGGACGGCTCGTCGCCCAGCTCGAGCACGAGTTCGCCGCCGCGGTGGAGCTCGTCGCCGCGCAGCCAGGTGCGATCGAGCGGTGCGCCGTTGAGCGTCGCCGACTGCACGTACTGCGCCGGGCCGTCGTGCTCGGGCTCGCGGAACCCGCGGGTGCGCACGAAGAAGGTCTCCTCGCCGCCGACGCGGATCTCCGACTCGGCGAACGACGGGGCGTTGACGAGGAAGCGGTTCTGGCCGGCGACGGGGAACATGCCGAGCGAGGCCCAGACGTACCAGGAGCTGAGGCCGCCCGAGTCGTCGTTGCCGGGGAGTCCGCCGCGACCGGTGCCGAACTGCTGCTGCACGATCGCGTGCACGACCTCGGCGGTGCGGTCGGGTCGCCCGGCGTAGTGATACGACCAGGGGGCCTCCATGTCGGGCTCGTTGTTGAGGCCCTCGAACCGGCCGAGCGAGTAGCCCGCCGCGAGCTCGGCCGGGCTCGGGTCGACGCCCGGCTGGGTGACCGGGTCGGCGCCGTACCCGAAGAAGTCGTCGAGCAGGCCGACGAACGCGTCGTCGCCGCCCGCGAGGTCGATGCGGCCCTCCATGTCGTGCAGCAGCCGGAACGAGTAGTTGTACTTGCTGCCCTCGTAGAAGGTCGAGTCGCGCAGCAGTCCGGATGCCGCGTCGAACGCGTTGACCCACTGGGCCGCGAGCGGCTCGAACTCCTTCACGAGCGCACGGTCGCCCATGCGCAGTGCGACCTTCGCCGTGCACCAGTAGCCGAACGCGAGGTCGAGCGTGTGGCTGATCGGGTGCGCGTGGCCCCGCAGCAGGAAGTCCTCGCCGTAGGTGCGGCGCAGGTCGTTGTGCATGTGCACGAGCGCCCAGTCCCAGTCGATGCCGGGCAGGCCGAGCTGGCACAGGTCGGCGAGGAACGTCTGCGCGAGCGCGCTGCCCTGGCGGGAGAACCGGTCGCTGCCGCGGGCCATGCGGTACCCGATGGGGAAGTTGCCCTCCTCCTCGCAGATCGTCAGCAGCGCGTTGCCCAGCTCGACGGCCTTCTCGGGCATCAGCGTGGTGATGAGCGGCAGCTGCGTGCGGTAGATGTCCCACATGGTGCTGAGGTCGAACACGAACGGGCCGTCGGTCGGCCAGAACGGGCTCTCCTGCGGGGCGAGGCACGGCTTGATCAGCGAGTGGTAGAGCGCGGTGCCGAAGATCGTCTCGCGGTCGGCCGACGGGGTGTCGACCGCGATCGAGCGCAGCTGCTTGCGCCACGCCTTCTGGGTGCGCTCGCGGCGGTACCCGAAGCGGTTCGCCCCCGACCCGCAGTCGCGCCGCAGGTTCTCGCGCGCCTGCTCGACGCCGCGCAGCGAGAATCCGATGCGGATCTCGATGGTGTGGCCGGGCTCGCTGGGGCCGGCCCACATGAGTCCGAACGGGCGCAGCGTCGTCGGGCGGATGTGGTCGAAGTCGAGCCGCGTGCCGCCGGGCATGAGCCGCCGGTCGTACCAGAGCATCTGCCGCCAGTGGTGCTCGTCGCACTCGATGTAGACCGACAGCGGCGTGCCCTCGACCACGATCTCGCCCTGCGCGATGCCCGGGGCGACCTGCTCGAGGTGGGCGCGGAGCGGGATGGTCGAGCCGTACGGGATCGACAGGCCGCCCAGCGAGAAGTCGATCACGATGCGCGCGTTCTCGTGCCGTGGGAACGTGTAGCGGTGCACCGCGCTCTTCGGGCCGACCGTGATCTCCGAGCGCACGCCCGAGTCGAGGGTCGCCGCGTAGTACCCGGGCGTCGCCTCCTCGTCCTCGATGCCCCAGGTGCGACCGAGCACGTCGAGCGGCTCGAGCATGGGGGTGACGCGGAAGTAGTTGTAGTACTTGCGGATCGCGCCGGTGCCCGACTGCTGGAAGTGCGTGAAGCCGGATGCCACGGGCTCGTCGTGGATCGTGCGCGGCACGCCCTCGGTATTGAGGTCGTAGCGCCCGTAGCCGGTGGGGTAGGCGCCCGAGTACGCGCACGCCGACACCATGCCCAGCGGGTAGGTCGCCCCGGGGTGCGTGTTGCCGACCTGGGGCTTGGCCCACCACCACGTCGCCGCGAGACCGGTCTGCTTCGGGAGGGAAGTGACCTCGGTCCCGATGAACGGGTCGACGCGGTCGATCATGCCGTCGTTCCCGTCGTCGTCGGCGGCTGCGGCCGGGTGGTTCCGGTGGTGCCCATGCATGGACGGTATGGGCGCAATGTGTTGATCGCATTACGTACGTGTGACGGGCTGGCGACGAGGCATCCGCCTGCTCTCGGCCGTGTCGGCGGTGCACAGGGAATGGCGCGGGATCCGGAGAGGTTGTATTCTGAAAGGCCGCGCACCCCTCGGGTCGCGGGATTGACAACTCCACAGCGTGCGACGACGACCCGCCATCCGGCGGCTCATGGGGATGATCGGTTTCGACATTGCCTGTGTGCCCACGAGAAGCGGGCCGAGGATGCAGAGTTATCTCGTAAACGCCCTCTGCACACCAATAACTGCCAATAAGAAGCAGTCCGACTTCGCCCTCGCTGCCTAAGCGAGCCCGATAGTCCGTCAGCCCGGGTGTGTTCCCGCCCCGGGTCCTGGCGTCATCTAGGGAACTCGCTGCGCGACGTCGCCTGAGCGTCGTGCGGGACTTTCCTCAGGCTGGGCCTGTCGACTTGGATGCCTGTGGCAAAGGTCGGGGCCGAGCAGAACGCCTTCACAGGCTGCGCCCGGAGAATGCGTGGAATCTCAGCGATGGACGGGGGTTCAATTCCCCCCATCTCCACCACCGGTCGTCGTCGCACGCTGCGGAGCCCTCGCTCGTCGGTCACACGGCGACGGATGCCCCGGACGACCGATCTCAGTCGCGCACGATCACGGTCGGAGACGGGTCCTCGAGTCCGTCGCGCAGTTCAACGCCGGTCCAGCGCACGGGCGCCTCGGCGAAGACCGGCCCGAGGATCTCCCACATCTCGTCCGCGTCGTCGCCGACGAAGTACAGCTCGTATCCGTGGTCGCCGATGTCGTTGCCGTCGATGCGGCCCGCACCGGCACGATTCAGGGCCGAGTCCGCCTCGAGCTCGGTCGGCAGGAGCGCGTCCATGAGCCCGAGGTCGAACTGCTCGTCGCCCTCGAACGAGACCACCACCCAGGCGCTCGCGTCGGCGGCGCCGGGGCCCGCACCGGCGAGGGTGCCCGTCGTCAGGCCCGCGGGGTCGAACACCATGCAGAGCACGCGACGGTCGTCGACCTCGTCCCAGCTCTCCACCGTCGGGGCGAAGTAGTACCAGTTGAGGGAGGACAGCGACCATTCGACCCCGACGAACGACTCGAAGGCCGCGTCGCACTCCGCCGCGACCATCGGGAACAACTCGTCGTCCGACGGCAACGACGTCGTGCCGAGGTCGAACTCGTGGAACGCCTCAGCCAGGTGCGGATCCGAGCACGGCATGACGGGCACCACGTCCACGATGCCGTCGGGGCCGAAGTCCCCGACGCAGTCGCCGACGAGCAGCTCGCTCGGCTGGCGCACCCCCGCCTCGGTGATCGGCTCGGGCGACGAGGGGAGCTCCACGACCCCGCCCGGCCGGAATGCGTCGGCGACCAGCGAGCAGCCGGCGAGCATCGCCACGGCCGACGCCGCCAGAGCGAACCGGCCGACCGCCCGAGCCAGCCGACCTCCGTCACGCACCCGGGCTCCGATCTCGATGGAGCCTGCAGCGTATCGGCCGGCCGCTCCCGTCGCCGGGATGTCCACAGGCACTCGGGCGGATGCCGCCGGGCGACCGCGCTCAGAGGCGATCGTCGAGCGGCACGTCGCCGTTCGGCGCCGTCTCCGGGTCGGGGACGCGGTCGTAGCGCCGGTACAGCGTCTGCCCCGGCATCGGGAGTCCCTGGGCGCGGGCCTGCGCCGCTGCGGACACCCAGCTGCCGCGCCGTTCCCAGGTCGCGCCGTCCCACCCGACGGCACCCTCCCCGTCGAAGTCGAGGTCGCGCACGTCCACGAGCGCGACCACGGCGCCGTCCATGAAGAGTGCCACCTGCTCGATCGCCATGCGCGGAGTGTACGTGCGCGGCTCGTCGCGCAGGTGAACAGCCGGTGGCGCGCGCCGGCGGCCGGCGTAGGCGGTTCAGCGGCCCTTCACTCGGATCCGAGCCCGCCCACCATCAGGAGGCTGCGCAGCCGTGCGCGATACGCTCCGACGCGGTCGTACGAGAGCCCGATCCGGTCGCCGACCTGGAACGCCTCGCTGCCGGACTTCGTGAGGCGTGCGTGGCTCTTCGCGTCGACGGTGTCCTGCCCGTGGACGACCAGGTTCCGCACCACGCCGACCTCCGAAGCTCCGGCGAGTCCGTCGACGACATCACTCCAGTCCCGACCTGCGTGGCCGAGGAGGCGCGTGCCCCAATCCTCCACGCCGGCGACGGTGCGCGAGTCGATGCCGAGCCGATCGAGGGCGGCCGCCTCCGCGAGCGCGTACGAGAGCACGAGGGACGCGGCCAGGACGGTGCGCTCGTCGTCGAGCGCCGCCAGATGCTCGGTGACGCGCACGGTGACCTTGCTGCCGTTCGGCTGCGCCTTCAGCTTCAGCTGCGACTTGTTGGTCAGGCTCAGGCCTTCCCAGAACGACCGCTCGCGATCCATGGCGATCCGCGTGCTGATGAGCGACCGGGTGAGCGCGCCCCAGCGGATCCAGATGTCCGTCATGCTCCCTGGCCCCCGTGACTAGATACCCGCGCCCTCGAGTGAGCCGGTGACCGGGCCGGTCGGGTCGTACACGAAGCACTGCACGACGCGGTCGCCGACCTCGTTCCATGACGTCTCGGTCGGGAAGACCGAGTACCAGTCGAGCACCGAGTCGACCCAGTCGACGCCGACGTACTCCGCGAAGGCGGCGTCGCACTCCTCGAGGGAGGCCTCGTCGATCACCTCGAGTTCGGGGTACGCGTCACCGGTCAGGTCGAACTCGTGCATGACCTCGTAGTCGTGCGGCTCGTCGCACGGCACGACGTCGATCTGGTCGATCTCGTCCTCGTCCGTGATGCCGCCGAGGCAGTCGCCGATGCGCACGTTCAGCACGTGCGTCTGGCCGCTCTCGACGACCTCCTGCGATTCCGCATCGCGCACGGGCGGCAGTTCGTAGCCCGTCGTGGCGGCCTCGATCAGGGCGCATCCGCTCAGCAGTGCCGCAACCGCAGTCGCTGCCGCGGCCGACGCGATCGCACGGGGGAGGGGACGTCGTGCGCGCACGCGGGGCTCCGATCTCGGGGTGGGCCTGAATGGTATCGACCGGGTGCGACGAGCGGGTGCTTCTCCACAGCGCCTCGCCGCTCCGTGCGCAGCGTCGTGCGTCACCGGCCGGTCGTACACTCGGAAACGGTCGAAGCACCTGCATCCGCCACCGAAGGGAACCGATGAAGCTGCTCCTCGCCTCTGCGGGCGTCACCAATCCGAGCATCCGGGGTGCGCTGGTGGAGATGCTCGGGAAGCCGATCTCCGAGGCATCCGCGCTCGCCATCCCGACCGCGAGCTGGGGGCACCCGTTCGTCGAACCGGCGCGGCCGTACGAGTTCATCAGCGGGCGGGAGCCGCGCACGCCCATGACCGAGCTGGGATGGAAGTCGGTGGGCGTGCTCGAGCTCACGGCGCTGCCGACGGTGGAGCGCGAGCGCTGGACGCGCTGGGTCGACGAGACCGACGTCTTCCTCGTGGGCGGCGGCGACGCCGTCTACCTGGCGCACTGGATGCGGGAGTCGGGCCTGGCGGACCTGTTGCCGACGTACGACGAGAAGGTCTGGGTCGGCCTCAGTGCGGGCAGCATGGTGATGACCCCGCGCGTCGGCTCCGAGTTCCTCGCGGGCGAGTCGATCACCGGTACCGACGAGACCCTCGGCGTCGTCGACTTCTCGATCTTCCCGCACCTCGAGCACCCCGAACTGCGCGAGAACACCATGGCCGCTGCCGAGAAGTGGGCCGAGCGGCTCGGGGGCCACGCCTACGCGATCGACGACGCGACGGCGATCAGGGTGGTCGACGGCGCGGTCGACGTGATCTCGGAGGGGACATGGCGGTACTTCCCGGCCGGCACGTGAGGACCGAGCGTCTGCGGACGCTGCGCGCGGAGGTCGCCGACCTGCGCGCGGCGGCGCTCGCGGCGGAGGCGGCCGAACGCGAGCGGATCGATGCGGTCGACCCGGTCCATCGCGGCGGCGCGACGAACCTGGTGCACTACCTCGCACTGCGGTCGCGCGACCTGCGTCCGCTGCAGGAGCGGCTCTCGGCCGAGGGGCTGTCGTCGCTCGGCCGCATGGAGGCGGGCGTGCTGCGCAACCTCGACGCGGTGCTGCGGATGCTCGGCGACGCGCTCGGCGAGCCGGACGACGCGCTCGGTGACGGCGACGCGCACGAGGCGCGGCTCTCCGCCAACGCGGCGGCCCTGCTGGGCGGACTCCCGGAGGATCGCACCACCCGGATCATGGTGACGCTGCCCTCCACCGCGGCGCACGACCCCGCCGAGGTGGCCGGGTTCGCCGAGGCGGGCATGGACCTCGCGCGCGTCAACTGCGCCCACGACGGCCCCGCCGCATGGGCGCGGATGGCCGCCAACGTGCGCGCCGCGGGCGCGGGCATCCCCGTCGCCATGGACCTCGCCGGGCCGAAGCTCCGCACGGGACCGATCGCCGCGGGGCCGCGCGTGATCCGCATCAAGCCCGAGCGCGACCAGCTCGGCCGGGTGCTGGCGCCGGCGCGAGTGCGGCTCGTCGCGCCGGGCGCGCCCGCAGGGCACGCCGGTACGCCGGAGGTGCCGGTCACGGATGCCGGCTGGCTGCGCCGCCGCGCACCGGGAGACTCCGTCCGGTTCACCGACACCCGCGGCCGCTCTCGTCGCCTGCACGTCGAGGAGCGCGACGGCAACTCGGTGGTGCTGCGAGGCGACCGTACCTCGTATCTCGCAACCGGCATGGTGCTCGCGGTCGAGGACGCACGGACCTCGGTCGGCGTGCTGCCGGCCGTCGTGCAGGCGCACCGCGTGCACCCCGGCGACACGATCACGCTCACCGCCGACCTGACGCCCGCCGAGCCGACGAGCGGCGACCGGCACCGCGTCGGCTGCACCCTGCCCGAGGCGTTCGCCACGCTCCGGCCCGGGCATCGCGTCGCGTTCGACGACGGCGC
This portion of the Agromyces rhizosphaerae genome encodes:
- a CDS encoding glycoside hydrolase domain-containing protein; protein product: MHGHHRNHPAAAADDDGNDGMIDRVDPFIGTEVTSLPKQTGLAATWWWAKPQVGNTHPGATYPLGMVSACAYSGAYPTGYGRYDLNTEGVPRTIHDEPVASGFTHFQQSGTGAIRKYYNYFRVTPMLEPLDVLGRTWGIEDEEATPGYYAATLDSGVRSEITVGPKSAVHRYTFPRHENARIVIDFSLGGLSIPYGSTIPLRAHLEQVAPGIAQGEIVVEGTPLSVYIECDEHHWRQMLWYDRRLMPGGTRLDFDHIRPTTLRPFGLMWAGPSEPGHTIEIRIGFSLRGVEQARENLRRDCGSGANRFGYRRERTQKAWRKQLRSIAVDTPSADRETIFGTALYHSLIKPCLAPQESPFWPTDGPFVFDLSTMWDIYRTQLPLITTLMPEKAVELGNALLTICEEEGNFPIGYRMARGSDRFSRQGSALAQTFLADLCQLGLPGIDWDWALVHMHNDLRRTYGEDFLLRGHAHPISHTLDLAFGYWCTAKVALRMGDRALVKEFEPLAAQWVNAFDAASGLLRDSTFYEGSKYNYSFRLLHDMEGRIDLAGGDDAFVGLLDDFFGYGADPVTQPGVDPSPAELAAGYSLGRFEGLNNEPDMEAPWSYHYAGRPDRTAEVVHAIVQQQFGTGRGGLPGNDDSGGLSSWYVWASLGMFPVAGQNRFLVNAPSFAESEIRVGGEETFFVRTRGFREPEHDGPAQYVQSATLNGAPLDRTWLRGDELHRGGELVLELGDEPSAWGTDRRPPSTPVR
- a CDS encoding septum formation family protein, with amino-acid sequence MRARRPLPRAIASAAAATAVAALLSGCALIEAATTGYELPPVRDAESQEVVESGQTHVLNVRIGDCLGGITDEDEIDQIDVVPCDEPHDYEVMHEFDLTGDAYPELEVIDEASLEECDAAFAEYVGVDWVDSVLDWYSVFPTETSWNEVGDRVVQCFVYDPTGPVTGSLEGAGI
- a CDS encoding Type 1 glutamine amidotransferase-like domain-containing protein, encoding MKLLLASAGVTNPSIRGALVEMLGKPISEASALAIPTASWGHPFVEPARPYEFISGREPRTPMTELGWKSVGVLELTALPTVERERWTRWVDETDVFLVGGGDAVYLAHWMRESGLADLLPTYDEKVWVGLSAGSMVMTPRVGSEFLAGESITGTDETLGVVDFSIFPHLEHPELRENTMAAAEKWAERLGGHAYAIDDATAIRVVDGAVDVISEGTWRYFPAGT
- a CDS encoding pyruvate kinase, encoding MAVLPGRHVRTERLRTLRAEVADLRAAALAAEAAERERIDAVDPVHRGGATNLVHYLALRSRDLRPLQERLSAEGLSSLGRMEAGVLRNLDAVLRMLGDALGEPDDALGDGDAHEARLSANAAALLGGLPEDRTTRIMVTLPSTAAHDPAEVAGFAEAGMDLARVNCAHDGPAAWARMAANVRAAGAGIPVAMDLAGPKLRTGPIAAGPRVIRIKPERDQLGRVLAPARVRLVAPGAPAGHAGTPEVPVTDAGWLRRRAPGDSVRFTDTRGRSRRLHVEERDGNSVVLRGDRTSYLATGMVLAVEDARTSVGVLPAVVQAHRVHPGDTITLTADLTPAEPTSGDRHRVGCTLPEAFATLRPGHRVAFDDGAIAGVVREVGERSAEVEVTRAAPGGTKLRAEKGINLPDTDLPVSALTAEDRAALDSVVEFADIVQLSFVRSEADVRELADELDARGAGDLGVVVKIETTQGFADLPDIFLELMRRPKGGVMIARGDLGVEAGFERLAELQEEMLWLCEAARVPVIWATEVLDTLADTGVPTRAEVTDAAAGDRAECVMLNKGPYIPEAIRTLDDIFSRMHGHLDKKRPLLRRLRSFQRED